TTGAAATATTTGGCACACGTAATAGCTATTCTAAAACAGATCCGGATGCGACATTTATGCGAATGAAAGATGATTATATGCAAAACGGACAATTGAAGGCAGGTTACAATGTACAAATCGCAACGGAAGGTCAATACGCGCTTGCCTATAGTTTATTTTCAAACCCAACAGATACACGTACGTTAATTCCATTTCTAGATGAGATCGAGCAGCATTATTTCGAGTTACCGAAACACATTGTCGCAGATGCAGGTTATGGTAGTGAACAAAACTATAATGATATCCTTTCGAACAGAAAACGAGAAGCACTTATTACGTATAACATGTATTTGAAAGAACAAAAGAAAAAGTATAAACAAAACACATTTAATCCCGACAATTGGCAGTATAATGAAGAAACAGATACATATACATGTCCCAATCAGAAACTTCTTAAATTTCAATATCATTCTATACGTAATGACCGTACAGACTTCCAACGGAAGTTCAAAATCTATGAGTGCGAAGACTGTTCAGGATGCCCGTTCCGTTCATCATGTACAAAAGCAAAAGAAGGAAACAATCGAAAACTAATGGTGAATGAAAAATGGGAACAGCAAAAAGAATATGTAAGAGAGAAGCTTTCAGAAGAGAAAACGAGTGCCATCTATCGAAAACGCAAAATCGATGTGGAACCAGTTTTTGGATTCTTGAAGGCTAATTTGCGTTTCTCTCGGTTTTCTGTACGAGGAAAATCGAAAGTAGAAAACGAAATGGGCCTCGCGTTAATGGCAGTGAATTTAAGAAAATTCACTGCCAACAACTAAGGTAATAGAAGAATTAACACCCCAAAATAGAGAAAGGTGAATTTGAGTAAGCTCAAATTCACCTTTCTTACTATTTGAAGCTAGTTATGTCCCAGCCTCTTTTTGAACAGGATATTGTTTTTTAAAGTGATTGGCACTTAATACTTTCGCCATTTTCACCTTTTTTAATCCTAGCCACCAGAGAAAAATCATAAACGGAAAAATAACAAAAATCCAGTGTTCTTGAGAAATCAAAATATAATCATAGAATCCGTGTAAACCGAAAGGTACTATTAGTGATAAAACTATCCATTTATATTTTGAATTTGCGGTAAACTTTGCCTTACCAATATAAAAACCCATTATTACTCCAAAAAGGGCATGGCTTGACACTGGGAGAAGTGCACGGGAAAGTGCATGTTCAACCCCATTTCCTACCAAATAGAATATATTTTCAAGCGTCGCAAATCCGAGCGAAACAGAAGCACCATATACAATTCCATCAAAGGGTTCATCGAAGGCAACATGCTGGTAAACAGCATAGAAAAGGATAAACCACTTAAAGAATTCCTCTAGCATGCTTGAGGATATAAATGCATCAGTCCAATTAGAATGAATTACACCCTCAACACCGAGAACATGTTGGATAAACATGATTGGAAATACAAGAAGTGCTCCATATATAAATGTTCTAAGAACAACAGAGATCGGCTCGGCATCATATTCGTCTTTTAAATAAAAATAACTGAGTAAAGCTAAACCTGGAGCAATTCCAGCCGATAATATTCCCAACATGCATGATCCTCTTTCCATTCATTTTCTTTAGTTTAACATGTTATGTTTCTAAAGAATATATGGATAGCGCAAGCTTCCTAAAAAGGAACGTTAACTTTAATCCAATGATTTGACCTTTGCATCCAGCCGGTCAAAGCTCTACGCTAAACAATTCCTTTTGTCCAATAAGAGTTAAATTCTACTAAAATAATGCTTAGAAATTTATATCCATCAATCCACTTGCGAGAGCAACTGCTAATTTAATTCTTGCCTTTTTCGAATCATTGTCACTGCCAAGAATAACACCTTTGTTATAAAGGTCATAGGCACTACCTTTATAATCATATGTTGTATAGACAGCGCCTTCTTCAGCACTTGTTGTTATGACTATTTTTATTCCATCGGCAATTGCCTTTTCAATTTCAATCATCATTTCCGGTGCTACTTGCCCACGACCAACCCCTTCAAGGACAATACCTTGAACGGAACTATCTCTCGCTGCTTTAATAAACTTTCCATCTGCTCCAATATAGCATTTAATAATTTCAACTTGAGGAATCGGAGATTTAACGTTAAAGTACTCTCGTTTAACTGGCTTCTGGAAAACATGTACTTCATCATTATCAATAATTCCGAGATACCCAAAACCAAATGAGTTAAATCCCTGAATATTAGAAGCATGCTCTTTCTTTACATACCGTGCTGCAAAAATTCTTTCATTAAAAATAACTACTGTCCCAACTCCTCTTAAGTCATCCGAATAGGCAGAAAAAATAGCATGCCTTAAATTAATATATACATCACTTCCTAAATCCTCTGGTGAGCGCTGCGAGCCTGTAACAATAACAGGCCTATCATCCTTAATTGTTAAGTCTAGGAAATATGCAGTTTCCTCCATAGTATCCGTACCGTGTGTCACTACCACCCCTGATACATCTGGGTCATCAAAATACATTTCAATTTTATCTTTTAACACAACTAAATCGTCAAAAGTAATATGGATACTTGCTTTTTGAAATACAGATTCAACAATTACTTCAATTTGCTCAGGTAAGTTACACATGGCAGCTAGTTCTTCCCCTGTTATGGCGCCTGAAGCTAATTTACCAGATTCTTTATTTGGCCTACTTGCAATGGTGCCACCTGTTGTCAATAATACAACCTTTTTCATTTATCTCACCTATCCATCATTTATAATGTTATGACTTGTCTTGCCAATTTATATTATAAAACTTATTTTCCAGCTTTTTTTTAACATCATTAGCTATTTTCTCACCATGAAATCTTCCATTTTCAATAAAAATCTCATTTGCATTATTCCCAGCTGCGATTACCCCAGCAATGTAAATCCCCTTCACATTCGTTTCCATCGTATCAGGGTCAAATTGAGGTCTACCTGACTCCTCTTCTATTTTGATTCCCATTGTTTTTAAAAATTGATGTTCGGGATGGTAGCCCGTCATTGCAAAAACAAAGGAATTTTGGAGTTCAATTTGTTCCCCATTCTTTTCATAAATAACCTGGTTTTCCACTATTTCTTTAACGGTTGATTCGAATTCCATTTTAATTGTTCCATTCTTCACTAATGCAGTAAATTCAGGCAATATCCACGGTTTGATGCTCGAAGAATATTCACTGCCTCGATATAGAACCGTTACTCTAGCTCCAGCTTTCTCCAATTCAATTGCAGCGTCAATACTGGAATTTTTTCCACCAATAACACACACGTCTTTATCAAAAAAAGGGTGAGCCTCTTTGAAATAATGGAAAACCTTTGGTAAATCTTCTCCTGGTACATTCATATAGTTTGGATGATCATAATAACCCGTTGCAACCACAACAAATGGTGCTATATAAACTTTTTTATCCGTTATAATTCGAAAAGTTTTATCTTCCATATTAATCTTAATTACTTTTTCAAAAGCATTTATTCGTAACTTTTTTCGCTTTGCCACTTCTCGATAGTAGACTAATGCTTGATTTCGCTTCGGTTTATAGTTTTCCGTAACAAATGGTATTTCACCAATCTCTAATTTTTCACTTGTGCTAAAAAATGTTTGATGTGTTGGATAATGATAAATAGCATTTACAATATTGCCCTTTTCGATAATGAGAGGATTTTTCCCAATTTCTTGGAGCGCTATTGCAGCAGCTAATCCACAAGGACCTGCCCCAACTATTATTACATCTTCCTTTTGCAAAATTGACACTCCTAACAAAACAACATAATTATAATCTATATAAAAAAATCTCCTACCATTTCAATGATAGGAGATTCTCCACCGTATTTCAATATTTTAGAGTTTTGGTGCAATGACTACAATTAAATCCAGCCTCTAAAGCGGCTTGCCTCAGCCATTTTTCTTACTCCAACCATATAGGCTGCTAGTCTCATATCTACCCGGCGCGACTGTGCAGTGTCATAGATACTGTTGAATGATCTAACCATTAACTTTTCAAGTTTTTCTTCCACTTCTTCTTCTGACCAATAGTATCCCTGGTTGTTTTGAACCCATTCGAAATATGATACTATAACTCCACCAGAAGACGCCATGACATCAGGAACAAGTAGAATTCCACGGTCAGTTAAAATTTGAGTAGCTTCTAAAGTAGTTGGTCCATTGGCAGCCTCTACAACAATACTTGCACGGATATTATGTGCATTTTCTTCTGTAATTTGATTTTCAATTGCGGCTGGAACAAGGATATCACAATCCAATTCCAAAAGTTCTTTATTCGTAATCGTATTATTAAATAATTTCGTTACGGTTCCAAAACTATCTCTTCTATCAAGAAGGTAATCAATATCTAGACCTTCTGGATCATAAAGGCCACCATAAGCGTCAGAAATCCCAACTACCTTTGCACCAGCTTCGTGCATGAATTTTGATAAATAACTACCTGCATTACCGAAACCTTGAATTACAACTCTTGCACCTTTAATATCAATTCCTTTTTTTGCAGCAGCTTCACGAATACATATTGTTACACCCTTAGCTGTAGCAGAATCTCGTCCATGTGAGCCTCCTAGAACAAGTGGCTTACCTGTTATAAATCCTGGGGAATTAAATTCATCAATTCTACTATACTCATCCATCATCCATGCCATTATCTGAGAGTTTGTAAATACATCCGGCGCTGGAATATCCTTTGTAGGACCAACTATTTGACTAATTGCACGTACATAGCCACGACTTAATCTTTCAAGTTCACGGAATGACATGTCACGAGGGTCACATACAATTCCACCTTTTCCGCCTCCGTATGGAAGATCCGCTATACCACATTTCAAACTCATCCAAATAGAAAGGGCTTTCACTTCTGTTTCTGTAACATCCGGATGAAAACGAATTCCACCTTTTGTTGGCCCAACAGCATCATTATGCTGGGCACGATAACCCGTGAAAATTTTTATTGATCCGTCATCCATTCTAATAGGGATCTTAACTGTTAGTAAACGTAGTGGCTCTTTTAAGAGCTCATAAACTTCTTCTGGATAACCAAGCTTTTGCAAAGCTTTATGGATTACAGTCTGTGTTGATTTTAACACATCATGTTGTTCCTCGTTATTTTTTTTATCGTTTCCATTCTCGGCTACCATTTGTAAACCTCCTAAAGAATAACTCTTACGAATGTCGTCGCTTTCATGACATAGTATACACTTTTAGTTAATTTATGCAAGATGAAAAATGCATTTTTCATTAAAATACAGCAATAAATGTAACCGCTGTCATTTTTAAATTTATTAATTATTTTTTAAGAAATTGAAGCTACACTAACCTTAATTTATGTAAAGGCATAAGTGACTAACACTGTTGATTTAAACACAAAGAGGCGGTGGCCCCTTCCTTTTCTAGGGAAAAAGTAACTCCCTACTTAAAGAAATGCTGAATGGTTTCCACCGCGTTGTTTTCAATTATCTTTTTTCCATATTCCGCCAGAACATATGGACTTAAAATTGATGCGTTGCCATATTCTGAGAGAATGGATGCTGTTCTTTCAAGATGTATTGGATTCAAATGACTCATAAGTAGGTAATATCGGTTATTCATTGAATATAAATTTCCACCACTAATGTCCATGGACATTAATCTTTTTGAGAGACCAATCACATCTTCAAAACTTTCAAATTCATATAGCAAGCTATCGCTGCCTTCAACCCTTACTTGCATTTCAATAAAACCGTCGTACAACATTTCTTCCTCGTCTTCAGCATCCTCTACTGTTATAATCATTATCATTCCCTGAGCCTGCAAGGAAAAAACCTCAACAGCAACAGAACCTTGAATTTCAACATTAAATTCCTCACTAGCCTCTTCTAACATGTCATGAAAAAGCTGATCCCATTTAATTGAATCTTTCCATATATCCTCTTTTGAGAGCCCCCTGTCAAAAAGGTCATCAGAAGTTAAAAAAATTTTTATTTTATTGGCTGTTAAGCGTTCTAAGCGCATGCTTTTGCCCCCTGCCATCACATAACTCATATTTTAGTTTATGTCACGGCTGTTTGTTGGTGAATTGTCTACTCACCAATCCGACTAACTATGTTTTCTAAAACGCCATATTCACAATAGTGCATTTTAATGCAAATCAGTCTCTACACGACATTGCAAACACCCTTTTAATGTAGATGAACGTAATACTGAAATAGAAATTAGCCTTTTTTAAGTGTTAGTAAATGACACTCAGCAGGGGCACCAAGCCTCAGTGGGAGCATAGTTGTTCCATACCCATTACTTATTAATACAGTAGTATTCTTAAGAATTTTTATTTTCCCCTGTTCATATGGACTATAGCCCAAAAGGTGGATCTGTCCTCCATGAGTATGCCCACTTAAAACGAGGCGGATTCCATGTTCTGGTTTTACCTTTTCTGTAATTTGCGGATAGTGGCTAGCTAAAATTTTAAAGCTATCGACCTCCGCATCCATAAGGGCAAAATCAAGTCTGTCAAGCTTTTGATTAAGATCATCAACACCTAACAAACAAATCTTTTCACCTATTTCTGATTCAAACGTGACCGAGGTATTATATAAAATTTTCACTCCACTTTCTAAAAGAATTACATCTAATGCATGAAAATCTACTTCATAATCATTGTTTCCCCATACAAAATAAACTGGTCCCAGTTGTTTCAACTTATCGATATTTTTTTGGACCCTTTTCATAGGAACTCCCTTTTCCGTCAAGTCGCCGCCAATAATGACCAAATCTGTTTTCCCAATTACATCAGCAATCACCTTATCTGAAATTACCCTCCGATGTATATCAGAAATAAAAAAAATTGAAATTTGACCGAATGATGCCGGGAAATCAGGAAAAAACAAGTCTTTTTTTGATACCTTATTAAGAAATGCTTCACGGAGCATACTATATAACAGGAGGCATCCTCCTAACATAAATACAATCAAAAGCCACATATATTTGCTATCCCCCTTTACTCTATATATCCATGGAAATCATACCATACATCAAACTGAAACTAAAAAAGATAAGAGTGTGTACCCTATCAATTTGGAATAAGAATAAAAAAATTAAAATTAGACTAGTAAATTCGAAAAATAGTTCAATATTCCAATACCTTTTTTCCTGCCGTTCCCTCCTTGTATGCTGTAATGTTTCCTTAATAAATTTAGCAATCAATACGAATCCTGAAAAAAACATTAATACGGCCAAAAAAAATCTCAAAGGGCTCATTATAAGACCAATAAAAAATTCAGAGACGGAAAATGGTGGATGAATAAAAATTAATTTTATGTATAAATAACCACACACAAATCCAATCATTAATTTCAAACTCTTTTTCCACATAAAAAATCCCCCCCATAACAATGTATGAGCAGGATCTTCATTTTTTCACCTATTACTAATCATTCATCTTCTTTGATACTTAAAATTCTAAAGCCATCTTCTTCAAGCTTCTTGGTAAAACGATCAATATTATCTTTCTTCTCAACCTTCATGACGATTCTTCTTACAAGTTTATCAGTCTCATCGAAAGTAACAAGAGAAACAATAGGCGCCTGGAAGTGATGGGCAATTTCAGAAAGGCGAGCAATACGTCCTTCTGTTTCTATAGAAGTAAAGGCAATCCTAACACCAGGTCGATTCATACCAAATGCACTTTGGAATTGTTCTAATACATCAGCCCTGGTTACAACACCCAGAAATTTACGAGTTTGATCAACAACAGCCATTAAAGGAAAATCTTTTAGATCAAGAAGTGTTTTTTCAAAAACCTCTTCACCTACAAGAAATTTCTCCTGGAATGTAGCAATATCCTTTACAAATGTTGAATTTAAAAAATCATCTTTTAGTTTGTTAGAACGAAAGAAGTTCTCGTATATTCCAAATCTTGTCAAGATACCTACATACATATCACCATCAAGTACTGGTAAACCATCCACATGTTGCGCTTCTAATTTCTCCAAAGCAGATTTTAATGTTTCATCATGCTGAGCTGTAAAACAATTATGCTTCGGTATCATAATGCTTTTCACAAACATTTCCATCACCTCTAAGTTATAAATTCTACCTTATCTAATATATTTCAACATCATCAGGGAAATCCCCTTTTTTCTAATTAAAGATTTAGTCATGAATGCAGATATTTTTCATAAAATTAAGTGATGTTGAATAAAGGGAGGCCGTCTATGAATACTCATCATAAAACGTATCAGCCTTATGCTAGTCCTTTTGACCCATGCGTACCAATTAAGTTCAAAACTTATTCCACTCCCCCTCATTTGTATATGGGATATCAACCACCGAATCTACCCCAATTTTCACCTGCAGAAGCACTTAGGGCGGGAACTATTTGGAAAGTATTTTACGATCCATATTACAGTCCATTCGAAATGGCAAAGGAGGACAGTCCAATATGAATCAGGTTCCTGCTGAATTCTATCCATTAATGGAACAACTCCAAACTGTTGACTTTGTGTTGGTTGACCTCACTCTGTATTTAGATACACATCCGGATGATTTTGAAGCAATTAATCAATTTAATCATTACGCGAAGGAGAGAAAACAACTAAAGAAATCTTTTGAAAGCAAATTTGGCCCATTATTGCAATATGGTAACAGCTATTCCGGGTATCCTTGGAATTGGGCAGATTGCCCTTGGCCATGGCAACTGTAGAAAACAGGGAGGGAATGAAGTAAATGTGGATTTATGAAAAAAAACTACAGTATCCCGTACGAGTCAGTAGCTGTAATCCATCGTTAGCCAAATTTTTAATTGAACAATATGGTGGTGCTGATGGAGAACTTGCCGCTGCACTTAGATACTTAAATCAACGGTACACAATCCCAAATAAAGTGATTGGGCTACTCACTGATATCGGCACTGAAGAGTTTGCACATCTTGAAATGATCGCAACAATGGTTTACAAATTGACAAAAGATGCCACACCAGACCAAATGAAAGCTGCTGGTCTTAGTGATCATTACGCGAACCATGATGGTGCGTTATTCTATCAAAATGCTTCAGGTGTTCCTTGGACAGCCGCTTATATTGCTGCAAAGGGCGATCCTATCGCTGACTTATATGAGGATATAGCCGCTGAAGAAAAAGCAAGAGCAACATACCAATGGCTTATAAATTTAAGTGATGATCCTGCTATAAATGATTCGCTTCGTTTTTTGCGTGAACGTGAAATCATTCATGCACAACGTTTCCGTGAAGCTGTCGAGATCTTGAAGGATGACCAAAATCAGAAGAAGGTTTTCTAATAGAGGTAGTTTTAAGAAGCAGCTGTTTTGGCTGCTTCTTACTTTTTTTCATGATATAAATTAATATCATAATTTGTTTTCATCATTTCAAAGACTATATGGCGGTTTTTCCATTCCATTTCTTTTTTCCACAAATCCTTACTACGGTCAACAATCTCACAGCGGAGCTCATGAAATTCTTTCTCTTTCTTTTCTTTCTTTTGCTTAAGCACGTTCATAAAACCATACAACCCAACAGTAACAACTAAAAAAGATAGATTGTTTGAATCATTCACAAAGGCAGAAAACATTGCGGCAAAAGAATATGAATACAGCTTGGCAATTGTGAAATACAAATAGATAAAATAGATTGAGGTCAAAACAAGAGTTGCCCAAATGGAAATAGTATGCAAGCGCTTTGATTTATCAAATTTCACCTTTCTTTTTCTAACATTTTCAAGCATTTGTTTCGTCGCCTGATCAGTATGTTCTAGTAAAAGAATTGGAGAATCCATTGTAACCACCCTCCCTATCTTTTACATACATATGAACTTGTCCTTTTAAATATGTGCAAAAAGGGCAATTCGGGCTAAAATTTTCTACTTCTTCAAAGGTATTTTTAGAACTTGACCTGTTTCTATATCATTATTCCGAATATGATTGGCCTGTTTAATAATATCGATTCCAGCGCTTGCATGATAGTAATTCATTGCAATACGAAAAAGGGTTTCTTGTGGCTGAACTGTATGATAAATAATCTTATATGATTCAGGGTTCTTGGTAATCGTATCAACCTGTCCGCTCCCATTTTTATCTGTATCATGTCCATTTGTCATGGAATCAGTTGAACTAGATTGCGTTTTTACACTTTTTTGTTCAATAACGCCATTACTTTGGGTATCTGATTCTGGGTTTTCGCTTGTGGTAGTATTTTTATTATTTTCATTTTCTTGCTTTGTTCCATTGATTTCCTCGCTTTTTTGCGGATTTACTTCATCTTGCTTCACTTTTTGCTTATCTGGATTTTCAAAATCTATTGTTTCATATCCTTGTGAGGAAACGGTTGCTTTTTCTGTTCCACTATATTTCTTACCTTCAATGTATGAATAAATGCTAAAGATAGTAATCGGAAGAAGAATGAAAAACAAAACTAATAATCGAATGACTGGGTACTTTAATTTCCATTTTGTTTTCTTTTTCTTTAACCGATGCAAGTCACTTCTTGGAGGCATGCTGGAATCGTCATTGGAAGCATCGATTATCTTTTCTATTCTTTTTCTTAACTTTTCAGCCTGGTCTCTATACGGATCTTCTCTATTCATTGATTAACCCTTCCTGTTCATTGTCTTTAAAATTTTTATATTTTATGTGAATTCCTAGTAGAAAATCAATCACAAAATGCATTACAATGGTCACTGCCAAGTTGTTTGTCCATTCATAAATAAATCCAATTAAAAAGCTTAATAATACAATGTTAATAAATAAGAACCAATTAAAAAGATAGCGGTAGTGGATAACAGCAAACACAAGACTTGCGACTATTAGTCCAAATCTCGTTTGAATAATACCTCGAAAAAGCATTTCCTCACTAAAGGCAACGGTTACAGTAATCCATGCAATATGAAAAATATTTCTATTTTGAAAAATTTTTTCATTTAATCCCCCATCATGATAGTACGACGAGGGTAACCATTTCATCAGTACAATATCAATAATGACAACTAGTAATCCTGCCATTGCACCTATTGTCAAAATCCGAATGTCATTCCACTTTAACTGATTTAGAAAAGAAAAATGATCATAAAATAGAATTCCTAAAACGAACGTGATTAAGAGCAGTACTATTTGTGTGGCATATAAGTGAAAGAGCAATTCTTTATCTGTTAACTCTTTAATTATTTTATTATATTTATTATTCATTTTTCCAACTCACTTAGAAGAATTTGGGCCAAATAGTCTTTCCATTTCTCACTTTTTTCTATTGGTGATCCATTTTTCTCTTTTGCCATGAATAGGCTCCATTCTATTTGGCATATATCACAACAATTTGGAATATTTCTTCCAATAGATTCATCGAAATGTGATAGAAGAAAATCCCTTCTACATTCATTTATTTCTATCCATTTTTTAACTCTAGAAATATTTGATTTCTTTACTACTAGTCGATTACTTACATATTCTTTGATCACTTCACAGCTTTTTTCAAGGCTGGTATGGTTCCTAAATAATTGACTACAAAATTCATCGATAAAACGCCATTGAATGTCAGAAAATCCACCAATATTTTTCAAACTACTATCCAAATTCAAGATTTCAGTTTGCCCATTATGATGTAACCAGGTGAATAGCCAATCAATTTGTTGATCTGTTGGCAATTCCCCCTCCACAAGCTGAGTGGGAAGCTGTTCGTCTCCTGATGTATATAACAAAATAGCAATGCTGGGTTTTCCATCTCGTCCTGCCCTACCAATTTCTTGAAGGTAGGATTCAATTTGCAATGGCATATGAAAATGGATAATAAAACGAATATTTTCTTTGTTAACTCCCATACCAAATGCGCTTGTTGCACAAATAACGTCTAACTGGCCGTAAATAAATTGCTGTTGTATTAAAATTCGTTGTTCCTGATCCAATCCACTATGGTACGCCATAACGTTAAAACCCTTTTCTCTTAATAAAGCTGCCATTTGCTC
The Neobacillus sp. PS3-40 genome window above contains:
- a CDS encoding IS1182 family transposase, producing the protein MFKNYIMNQLVLPLDLEVKLQNNDIAYHVHHLVESIPHEAFEPFLRNEGCPAYHPRMMLKIILCAYTQSVFSGRKIEALLKDSIRMMWLAQGHEPSYRTINRFRVQSEVKDLIRQCFVQFRCQLIEEKLIDQEAVFIDGTKIEANANKFTFVWKKSVEKYHQSLIEKSNQLYNELLENEIIPEIKCESDEQLSLEEIAQLVKKVDDVVTEYDKQIEVSTDVLERKALRSERKYPKQVRKQLIDFVLRKQKYQQDFEIFGTRNSYSKTDPDATFMRMKDDYMQNGQLKAGYNVQIATEGQYALAYSLFSNPTDTRTLIPFLDEIEQHYFELPKHIVADAGYGSEQNYNDILSNRKREALITYNMYLKEQKKKYKQNTFNPDNWQYNEETDTYTCPNQKLLKFQYHSIRNDRTDFQRKFKIYECEDCSGCPFRSSCTKAKEGNNRKLMVNEKWEQQKEYVREKLSEEKTSAIYRKRKIDVEPVFGFLKANLRFSRFSVRGKSKVENEMGLALMAVNLRKFTANN
- the prsW gene encoding glutamic-type intramembrane protease PrsW, with the protein product MLGILSAGIAPGLALLSYFYLKDEYDAEPISVVLRTFIYGALLVFPIMFIQHVLGVEGVIHSNWTDAFISSSMLEEFFKWFILFYAVYQHVAFDEPFDGIVYGASVSLGFATLENIFYLVGNGVEHALSRALLPVSSHALFGVIMGFYIGKAKFTANSKYKWIVLSLIVPFGLHGFYDYILISQEHWIFVIFPFMIFLWWLGLKKVKMAKVLSANHFKKQYPVQKEAGT
- a CDS encoding asparaginase; the encoded protein is MKKVVLLTTGGTIASRPNKESGKLASGAITGEELAAMCNLPEQIEVIVESVFQKASIHITFDDLVVLKDKIEMYFDDPDVSGVVVTHGTDTMEETAYFLDLTIKDDRPVIVTGSQRSPEDLGSDVYINLRHAIFSAYSDDLRGVGTVVIFNERIFAARYVKKEHASNIQGFNSFGFGYLGIIDNDEVHVFQKPVKREYFNVKSPIPQVEIIKCYIGADGKFIKAARDSSVQGIVLEGVGRGQVAPEMMIEIEKAIADGIKIVITTSAEEGAVYTTYDYKGSAYDLYNKGVILGSDNDSKKARIKLAVALASGLMDINF
- a CDS encoding YpdA family putative bacillithiol disulfide reductase, with the protein product MQKEDVIIVGAGPCGLAAAIALQEIGKNPLIIEKGNIVNAIYHYPTHQTFFSTSEKLEIGEIPFVTENYKPKRNQALVYYREVAKRKKLRINAFEKVIKINMEDKTFRIITDKKVYIAPFVVVATGYYDHPNYMNVPGEDLPKVFHYFKEAHPFFDKDVCVIGGKNSSIDAAIELEKAGARVTVLYRGSEYSSSIKPWILPEFTALVKNGTIKMEFESTVKEIVENQVIYEKNGEQIELQNSFVFAMTGYHPEHQFLKTMGIKIEEESGRPQFDPDTMETNVKGIYIAGVIAAGNNANEIFIENGRFHGEKIANDVKKKLENKFYNINWQDKS
- a CDS encoding Glu/Leu/Phe/Val dehydrogenase translates to MVAENGNDKKNNEEQHDVLKSTQTVIHKALQKLGYPEEVYELLKEPLRLLTVKIPIRMDDGSIKIFTGYRAQHNDAVGPTKGGIRFHPDVTETEVKALSIWMSLKCGIADLPYGGGKGGIVCDPRDMSFRELERLSRGYVRAISQIVGPTKDIPAPDVFTNSQIMAWMMDEYSRIDEFNSPGFITGKPLVLGGSHGRDSATAKGVTICIREAAAKKGIDIKGARVVIQGFGNAGSYLSKFMHEAGAKVVGISDAYGGLYDPEGLDIDYLLDRRDSFGTVTKLFNNTITNKELLELDCDILVPAAIENQITEENAHNIRASIVVEAANGPTTLEATQILTDRGILLVPDVMASSGGVIVSYFEWVQNNQGYYWSEEEVEEKLEKLMVRSFNSIYDTAQSRRVDMRLAAYMVGVRKMAEASRFRGWI
- a CDS encoding genetic competence negative regulator, with product MRLERLTANKIKIFLTSDDLFDRGLSKEDIWKDSIKWDQLFHDMLEEASEEFNVEIQGSVAVEVFSLQAQGMIMIITVEDAEDEEEMLYDGFIEMQVRVEGSDSLLYEFESFEDVIGLSKRLMSMDISGGNLYSMNNRYYLLMSHLNPIHLERTASILSEYGNASILSPYVLAEYGKKIIENNAVETIQHFFK
- a CDS encoding metallophosphoesterase, translated to MWLLIVFMLGGCLLLYSMLREAFLNKVSKKDLFFPDFPASFGQISIFFISDIHRRVISDKVIADVIGKTDLVIIGGDLTEKGVPMKRVQKNIDKLKQLGPVYFVWGNNDYEVDFHALDVILLESGVKILYNTSVTFESEIGEKICLLGVDDLNQKLDRLDFALMDAEVDSFKILASHYPQITEKVKPEHGIRLVLSGHTHGGQIHLLGYSPYEQGKIKILKNTTVLISNGYGTTMLPLRLGAPAECHLLTLKKG
- a CDS encoding CBS domain-containing protein, which produces MFVKSIMIPKHNCFTAQHDETLKSALEKLEAQHVDGLPVLDGDMYVGILTRFGIYENFFRSNKLKDDFLNSTFVKDIATFQEKFLVGEEVFEKTLLDLKDFPLMAVVDQTRKFLGVVTRADVLEQFQSAFGMNRPGVRIAFTSIETEGRIARLSEIAHHFQAPIVSLVTFDETDKLVRRIVMKVEKKDNIDRFTKKLEEDGFRILSIKEDE
- a CDS encoding spore coat associated protein CotJA gives rise to the protein MNTHHKTYQPYASPFDPCVPIKFKTYSTPPHLYMGYQPPNLPQFSPAEALRAGTIWKVFYDPYYSPFEMAKEDSPI
- a CDS encoding spore coat protein CotJB, with product MNQVPAEFYPLMEQLQTVDFVLVDLTLYLDTHPDDFEAINQFNHYAKERKQLKKSFESKFGPLLQYGNSYSGYPWNWADCPWPWQL
- a CDS encoding manganese catalase family protein — translated: MWIYEKKLQYPVRVSSCNPSLAKFLIEQYGGADGELAAALRYLNQRYTIPNKVIGLLTDIGTEEFAHLEMIATMVYKLTKDATPDQMKAAGLSDHYANHDGALFYQNASGVPWTAAYIAAKGDPIADLYEDIAAEEKARATYQWLINLSDDPAINDSLRFLREREIIHAQRFREAVEILKDDQNQKKVF
- a CDS encoding YpbF family protein, translated to MDSPILLLEHTDQATKQMLENVRKRKVKFDKSKRLHTISIWATLVLTSIYFIYLYFTIAKLYSYSFAAMFSAFVNDSNNLSFLVVTVGLYGFMNVLKQKKEKKEKEFHELRCEIVDRSKDLWKKEMEWKNRHIVFEMMKTNYDINLYHEKK
- a CDS encoding LysM peptidoglycan-binding domain-containing protein, whose product is MNREDPYRDQAEKLRKRIEKIIDASNDDSSMPPRSDLHRLKKKKTKWKLKYPVIRLLVLFFILLPITIFSIYSYIEGKKYSGTEKATVSSQGYETIDFENPDKQKVKQDEVNPQKSEEINGTKQENENNKNTTTSENPESDTQSNGVIEQKSVKTQSSSTDSMTNGHDTDKNGSGQVDTITKNPESYKIIYHTVQPQETLFRIAMNYYHASAGIDIIKQANHIRNNDIETGQVLKIPLKK